DNA from Conexivisphaera calida:
ACAGGAGATTGGTCCGCGCCTCGAGATCCCGCGGCCTGTCGAGCGCCAGGGGCAGCCACCTCGATATTATCTCCGCGGATTCGCGCGCCAGCGAGGCCGTCATCGGGTTCCTCGCGGTGGAAGTGGCGGACTCCAGCGCGTGGTAAAGCGCATCTATCGTGGTGTACCGGGTCTGAGAGTCCGGCAGGCTCCTCAGGTATAGCGGATCATCCGCGCTGGCCCTCGGATAGACAGTCTCCATGCCTATCTTCAGCCCCTCCTCTGCGATGTTCGCCACCGAGTACCTGTCTATTTCACTGCCCGTCCCGTGAGTCAGGTTGACCGCGTAGACGGGGATGGCGCAGGATGGACTCCTGGTTCCCCTCAGGTACTCGCGCGCCTCCCCGCCGGAGCACGCTATCACAGCGGCGAACTTCGCGGAGTCCACGACGCTTCCTCCCCCTATCGCCAGCAGCGCATCGGCGCCGCCCTCCCTGGCCGCCCTCGCTATCTCGTCCACGACGCTATCCGTCGGATTGGGGAATACCCCATCGTAGATATCCCACGATATTCCCAGGCCGTCGAGCATCTTGGTCGCGTCGCCCAGCGCGCCGCTCTCCCTCGCGCTCCTGCTGCCGGTGACCAGGAGCAGCCTCCGGCGGGCCTTCAGGTGCGCTCCCAACATCCCCAGCGCTCCCTCGCCGACATGAACAACGGTTTCCCCGTATCTCAGCGTGAACGGCCTCATTAGCGAGGCCGGCGTCCGCTTCCATTTTAGGCGTTTCCGTGGAACTGCGGGATCGATCGCGGGCGCGCGGCGGCGCATCGTTTAAAACGCGCACCTCGCCTTTCCACGACGTGGAGGGCATAGGCAAATCCTACAGCGAACTCTGCTCGCTCGTCGGCTCCACGCAGCTGCCGGACGAGGAAACCATCTCCAAGTTCAGGGACCTCGTGGAGGGCGCCGGGAGGATAATCACGGTGGGCGCCGGGAGGTCCGGCGAGATAGCCGACGTGTTCATGAGGTTCCTGAGGAACCTGGGATACGAGAGAAGCTACGGCCCGGACGACGTGCCCTACGTCATAAAGTACAGCGACCTGGTCATAGGGTTCACCGGGAGCGGCACGACCACCTACACCCTGCAGACGCTGCAGGTCGCCAGGGACGCGGGCGCCAAGATCGTGGTCTTCACGGCCACCCCCGAAAGCCCTGCCGCGGCGCTCGCGGACCTCGTGATAAACGTCCCCGGGGGGACGAAGTCCTCCGAGTCCTCCGAGGACTACTACGAGCGCCTGCTGAGCAAGGAAATGTATGCACCGCTCACGCCGCTCGGCACGCTCTTCGAGCTCAGGGCCCTCTTCATCTCGCTCGCCTTCATAAGGGAACTAGCGGTGGGAGGGAGCCTGGGGGGCAACTACGGGAACCTGCTCGGCGTGGCCGCGGAATACGAGCCATCCGGGGAGGAGTTCGACAGGCTATACTCGCTCATGCCGAGGCCGCGCAGCAGGGAGAATCCGTGGCCCGGCAAGGTCGTGGTCATAGGCGAGGGATTCTCCGGCAGCGTGGCCAAGTTCTTCGTCACCAGGCTCCGGCACGTCGCCAAGGCGGACGAGGTCAGGGAGGTCTACTACTGGCTCGACAAGGGCAGCGTCGCGGTGTCCAGCGGGGACCTCGTGATAATAATCTCCGGATCGGGCGAGCAGCTGCCCGCCATCCTCGCTACGAAGGCCAGATCCAAGGGAGTCCGCGTGGCCGGGATAACATCGTTCCCCACGTCGTCGCTCGGCCTCAACAGCGACGTGATAGTCAGGGTGCCCGGGAGGAAGATCCAGAGGATAAAGGGTCTGAGGAGCAGCTACCTGCCCAGGGATCCCATGGACTCGGCGTTCGAGCTGAGGGCCCTCCTGTCGCTGGAGGCGCTGGTGCACGAGATAGCGAAGGTCGAGGGGGTCACGGAGGCGGACATGCGCAAACTGCACTCGGATTTCACGTGAGCGCGCAGTCGGGCAGCGGGTTTTGTGCGGAACTTTATTATTGAGGGATTCTCTCCACACGTAGAGGGACATGGCTCTGACTCAGGAGCAGAAGGAGGACATGAAGAGGAGGATCGTGGAGGCGCTGAAGGAGGTCTACGACCCTGAGATCCCCGTCAACGTGTGGGACCTCGGCCTCATAGAGGACATATCGATCAACGATGACGGATTCGTCGACATAAAGATGCTTCTGACGGCGATCGGCTGCCCCGTCGCCGCGTCCATAGCCTACATGACCGAGGCCACCGTGTGGGACAAGGTGAAGGACGCGAAGGGCGTGAACGTCGAGATAATCTGGGATCACCCGTGGTCGCCCGACCGCGTGACCCCGGAGGGCAGGGAACAGCTCAAGGTAATCTATGGATACGACGTTGTGGAGGACTGGAAGGCCGCCTACCAGTACCAGCAGGGCGCCGGGCAGTCATCGGCGTAACCGATTTCTACCGCGGCCGTCCACTCGGGTCCATGAGGAAGGTGCTCGCCGCGGACCTGGGCGCGACCAATCTCAGGGCGGCGCTGATCGGGGAGGGCGGCGACGTCCTGGAGCTCAGGAGGTCCAGCACCCCGCGCCAGGGCGTCGTCGACGCGATCGTGAGGCTCGTGGAGGACATGGCGGATCGCGTGTCCTCCATGGGCCTGGCGTCCGTGGGTCCCATGGACATCAGGAGGGGGGTCCTGCTCAACCCCCCGAACCTCAACGAGCACGGGGAGATAGAGGTCGTCGGCAGGCTCAGGGACAGGCTGGGGATAGATGTGGTCCTCCTCAACGACGCGGTGGCAGGCGCAATAGGCGAGTGGACCTACGGGGCAGGGAAGGGTCTCCGGGACGTCGTCTACCTGACGTTCAGCACGGGCCTGGGCGCCGGGGTGATAATCGACGGCCGGCCCCTACTCGGGAGGCGCGGCAACGCGCACGAGGTCGGCCACCTGGTCGTGGACTACCGGGGTAGAATCAGGTGCGGCTGCGGCGGCATTGGGCACTGGGAGGCCTACTGCTCGGGCAGCGGCTTGCCCAAGCTCGCGTCGCTCGTCGCGCATGAGCACCCCGAGCTGCGGGGGCACCTCGGCCGCGCGATAGAATCCGGGGCATTGCCGGACGCGCCCTCCATCTTCCGCGCAGCCCGGGAGGGCGACCCGCTGGCACTGGAGGTCGTGCGCGAGTTCTCCGCGATAACCGCGGCCGGCATAGCGAGCGTGGCGAGCGCATACGATCCCGAGCTCGTGATCCTCGGGGGGCCCGTCTACCTGCAGAACAGGGACCTCCTGGACGGGCTCCTAGGAGAGTACCTCCCGGAATACTCGCTCGATGGCCCTCCCGCGCTGGCCCCGGCGGTCCTGGGGGATCTGTCCCCCCTCATGGGCGCGGCCGCCGCGGCCCTGAGTCCCGCGCTCGCCGGGTCGGCGGCCCAAACCCAATAAGGCGCGGCCGCCTACACGGATGGGCGATGACGAGCGATTCCTTTGGCGATGGGAAGATGAGCTGGATACTCCTGTCTGAGCCCATCAAGCTTATCCGCAGAGGATCGGACTGCCCGGCGTGTGGAGGACCATATCGATCCTGGAGGACGGCAGGAGAGTCCTTGAGGGCGCCGGCATGAGGATAATCGGCGCCCACTACGCCGAGCCCTGGCCGGTCGAGGTGTTAGAGGAGATAAGGTCACTCGTCGCCGAGTCGGGCGCGCGCTCCTGCACGATAGTTGGAGCGCACATAGGCGAGCCCGTGATCGCGCTGGCCGGTACATGCAGCGAGATCCGCGCCTATGAGCCGGGACCCGCCAACTGCTACCTCCTAACCGAGAACCTGGAGCTGAACGGCGTTAAGGCCACGGTCAGATGCGAGGCGGCCTCCGCCCGGGACGGGGCATCCGTGCTGGAGGCCGACGGATCATACGCGAGGGTTGAGATGGTCGGGATCAACAGGATCGTGAACGGCAGGACGGATCTGGTCATGCTGCTCTGCAGGGAATGCGCGGCCGTCACGTCGGGCCTCGGATGCGAGGCGCTCTCCCTCTCCAGGGGCTACGTGTTCCCCAGGGAATCCGCCCTCGGTGAAAAGCTAGCATCGTGCGGCTTCCGCGTGAGGGAGGCGCACATGGAGTCGCTGGCAATCGGCCCACGTGCTATGCTTAAACGATGGTGATCCATATTTCCGGGCGTGGACATAGAGAGCTGGCTCCGTGACTTCCTGTCCTCCAGGATGGAGACCGACCGCGTGGAGCGCGTGATATCGCGCATTCCGGCCCACATGCTCAGGGGGGATTCATCGGCGCTCTACATAGATGGAGGGGATTACGAGAGCATGGAGGGCCTCAGGCTGCTCCTGTCGGAGATAGGAAGGTCGCTCCTCCAGGAGGGTGATTCCGGGGCATCTGCCATCTCCGACATGCTCTCCTGGATGGAGTCAAGCGGCGGTCCTCGCTCCATGGCCGCTCAGTGGTATCGCTCCGTGATGAGGTTGGAGAGAAGGGAAGGCAGGGGCGAGTCATCTAATTGAGGTCCGAGGAATCCAGGTCCAGGCGCCGTGGGCTGGACAGGGAGCGCGACCTGGCGCGCAAGCTGTGGGAGATGGGTTTCGCCTCCATGAGGGCGCCTGCGAGCGGCGCGAAGGCCAAGCACTTCGTTCAGCCGGACGTGATAGCGGTCAAGGACGGCGCGGTGTTCGTGTTCGAGGTGAAGTCCAGGAGCGAACTTCCGCTATACGTGGACTCGGAGCAGGTGGAGAAGCTCTCGGAGTGGGCTGCGCGCGCCCGCGCCAGGGCATTCATAGCTGTGCACTACTCCAGATCCTGGCACTTCGTGCCGCTGGGCGGAATTGAGCGCGTGGGCCGCACGTACAGGGTGGACGAGGACGACGTCGCCCGCGCGCTGCGCCTCGAGGATCTCAGGGCCTGAACGTCTCCTCCCTGTAGCCCAGCCTCCTGTTGACGTGCACCGCCAGCGCGAAGAGCGCGCTGCTCGACCTATTCAGCACCGAGAGCGCCGTGTGCAGGCCGGGATCCGAGCTGAGCTCCTCCCTGAAGACGCGCACCGCCACGCGCTCGAGCCTCCTGGTCACGGCGCGGGCCACGTGGATGGCCGTGG
Protein-coding regions in this window:
- a CDS encoding iron-containing alcohol dehydrogenase — protein: MRPFTLRYGETVVHVGEGALGMLGAHLKARRRLLLVTGSRSARESGALGDATKMLDGLGISWDIYDGVFPNPTDSVVDEIARAAREGGADALLAIGGGSVVDSAKFAAVIACSGGEAREYLRGTRSPSCAIPVYAVNLTHGTGSEIDRYSVANIAEEGLKIGMETVYPRASADDPLYLRSLPDSQTRYTTIDALYHALESATSTARNPMTASLARESAEIISRWLPLALDRPRDLEARTNLLYAAAIAGIAIDNSVTHIVHLLEHVLSGINPRLSHGAGLALLGPRSMRYVHAAVPEESARVLRALDPGIAPTSDHAQRAEEAVREFQVGVGIDESLSDYGFSEGELDALTSKAMEIVRDGAELVPFEVKPEIVRDILRSAF
- a CDS encoding SIS domain-containing protein, with the protein product MEGIGKSYSELCSLVGSTQLPDEETISKFRDLVEGAGRIITVGAGRSGEIADVFMRFLRNLGYERSYGPDDVPYVIKYSDLVIGFTGSGTTTYTLQTLQVARDAGAKIVVFTATPESPAAALADLVINVPGGTKSSESSEDYYERLLSKEMYAPLTPLGTLFELRALFISLAFIRELAVGGSLGGNYGNLLGVAAEYEPSGEEFDRLYSLMPRPRSRENPWPGKVVVIGEGFSGSVAKFFVTRLRHVAKADEVREVYYWLDKGSVAVSSGDLVIIISGSGEQLPAILATKARSKGVRVAGITSFPTSSLGLNSDVIVRVPGRKIQRIKGLRSSYLPRDPMDSAFELRALLSLEALVHEIAKVEGVTEADMRKLHSDFT
- a CDS encoding metal-sulfur cluster assembly factor, which gives rise to MALTQEQKEDMKRRIVEALKEVYDPEIPVNVWDLGLIEDISINDDGFVDIKMLLTAIGCPVAASIAYMTEATVWDKVKDAKGVNVEIIWDHPWSPDRVTPEGREQLKVIYGYDVVEDWKAAYQYQQGAGQSSA
- a CDS encoding ROK family protein, with the protein product MRKVLAADLGATNLRAALIGEGGDVLELRRSSTPRQGVVDAIVRLVEDMADRVSSMGLASVGPMDIRRGVLLNPPNLNEHGEIEVVGRLRDRLGIDVVLLNDAVAGAIGEWTYGAGKGLRDVVYLTFSTGLGAGVIIDGRPLLGRRGNAHEVGHLVVDYRGRIRCGCGGIGHWEAYCSGSGLPKLASLVAHEHPELRGHLGRAIESGALPDAPSIFRAAREGDPLALEVVREFSAITAAGIASVASAYDPELVILGGPVYLQNRDLLDGLLGEYLPEYSLDGPPALAPAVLGDLSPLMGAAAAALSPALAGSAAQTQ
- the hjc gene encoding Holliday junction resolvase Hjc, which translates into the protein MRSEESRSRRRGLDRERDLARKLWEMGFASMRAPASGAKAKHFVQPDVIAVKDGAVFVFEVKSRSELPLYVDSEQVEKLSEWAARARARAFIAVHYSRSWHFVPLGGIERVGRTYRVDEDDVARALRLEDLRA